The Polynucleobacter sp. TSB-Sco08W16 genome includes a region encoding these proteins:
- a CDS encoding D-glycerate dehydrogenase — protein sequence MNIQTNTQTQGQKPKIFVARAIFPEALAKLEQSFEVHSNQEDEIFTPEQLQKALSGVAGALVTGSERIDSAALANAKDLKIVANISVGYNNFDVPAITAAGVMASNTPDVLTDTTADFGFALLMATARRITESEHWVRNGLWDKWSIVNNPLGMDLHHSTIGIIGMGRIGQGIAKRALGFGMNVIYHNRSRLSEADEQSCGASYVSKEELLRTADHVVLVLPYSAESHHTIGAKEIALMKPSATLVNIARGGIVDDLALAQALKEKRIFAAGLDVFEGEPKVNPELLKLSNVVLAPHIASATEKTRRAMVDLAIANLRAALDGKKPPSLINVEVFKP from the coding sequence ATGAATATCCAGACAAATACCCAAACTCAGGGCCAAAAGCCCAAAATCTTCGTCGCTAGAGCCATTTTTCCTGAGGCCTTGGCCAAATTGGAGCAATCCTTTGAGGTTCACTCAAACCAGGAGGATGAAATCTTTACTCCTGAGCAATTGCAAAAGGCTCTCTCTGGAGTTGCTGGAGCCCTAGTAACTGGTAGCGAACGAATTGATAGCGCTGCCTTGGCCAATGCGAAAGATCTAAAAATTGTCGCCAATATTTCGGTGGGCTATAACAACTTTGATGTGCCAGCGATTACAGCTGCTGGTGTGATGGCTAGCAATACACCAGATGTTCTTACTGACACCACTGCTGATTTTGGATTTGCATTGCTCATGGCTACTGCAAGGCGTATTACTGAGTCAGAGCATTGGGTAAGAAATGGTCTTTGGGATAAGTGGTCGATTGTGAACAATCCTCTTGGGATGGATTTACATCACAGTACTATCGGCATTATTGGTATGGGTCGAATTGGTCAAGGCATTGCGAAGCGTGCGCTTGGTTTTGGTATGAACGTCATTTATCACAATCGCAGTCGCCTATCAGAGGCTGATGAACAATCGTGTGGTGCAAGCTATGTCTCAAAAGAAGAGTTGTTACGTACTGCTGATCATGTTGTACTCGTCTTACCCTATAGTGCTGAGAGCCACCATACCATTGGTGCAAAAGAAATTGCTTTGATGAAACCCTCTGCAACCCTTGTCAATATTGCGCGCGGTGGGATTGTGGATGATCTTGCCTTAGCTCAAGCACTTAAAGAGAAGAGAATTTTTGCTGCCGGATTGGATGTCTTTGAAGGCGAGCCCAAGGTTAATCCGGAGTTGCTTAAATTGAGTAATGTGGTGCTAGCCCCACATATTGCTAGCGCAACTGAAAAGACTCGCAGGGCTATGGTGGACTTGGCAATTGCTAATTTAAGAGCAGCACTCGATGGTAAGAAACCACCAAGTCTGATTAATGTAGAAGTATTTAAGCCTTAG
- the glp gene encoding gephyrin-like molybdotransferase Glp, with the protein MKYSPNSPILLTSSLHVDEARQAIANLVSELLQESSAINDPEDLEIVPLDQAINRVLAEDLLSPIDVPAADNSAMDGYAFHGSCLDLSTPVIHLDVVGTALAGKPYEGKIDPGQCLKVMTGAVMPTACDTVIPQELTTIEDDSIRFPSDQLKAGENRRLKGEDLQKGKPAITAGRLLRPSDLGLAASLGIATLKVRRKLKVAILSSGDELRSLGESLDAGSIYDSNRYSLTGLLNRLDLEIIDCGIVRDDPESLKKAFIEAASKADVLISSGGVSVGEADYTKQIMQELGDVGFWKIAMRPGRPMAFGILKPVPGKSPARKTLFFGLPGNPVAVMVTFYQFVRGALLQLNGANQTEPPLVQAVSETAIRKKPGRTEFQRAILGRDSQGRPSVRLTGSQGAGILRSMSEANCFVILGHEQGNIAAGELVDIALFDGLL; encoded by the coding sequence ATGAAGTACTCACCCAATAGCCCCATCTTATTAACCTCCTCATTGCATGTGGATGAGGCGCGTCAAGCAATTGCAAATTTAGTTAGCGAACTTCTGCAAGAATCTTCAGCTATTAATGATCCAGAAGATCTTGAAATCGTTCCTCTAGACCAAGCGATTAATCGCGTTCTAGCTGAAGATCTGCTCTCCCCAATCGATGTACCCGCTGCTGATAACTCTGCAATGGATGGTTATGCGTTTCATGGGAGTTGCCTAGATTTAAGTACTCCAGTGATTCATTTGGATGTAGTCGGCACCGCTCTTGCTGGCAAGCCCTATGAAGGTAAGATCGATCCTGGACAGTGCCTGAAGGTCATGACTGGCGCAGTAATGCCCACCGCTTGTGACACTGTTATTCCGCAAGAGCTCACCACCATTGAGGATGACTCAATCCGCTTTCCATCTGATCAACTCAAGGCCGGTGAGAACCGCCGTTTGAAGGGTGAAGATTTACAAAAAGGCAAACCGGCCATTACTGCCGGTCGATTATTGCGCCCCTCCGATTTAGGTTTAGCAGCTTCACTTGGTATTGCTACTCTCAAGGTGCGACGTAAACTCAAAGTGGCTATTTTGTCTTCTGGTGACGAGCTTCGCTCTCTGGGGGAATCTCTAGATGCGGGTAGCATTTATGACAGCAATCGCTATAGCCTAACTGGTCTACTGAACCGACTGGATCTAGAAATTATTGATTGCGGCATTGTGCGTGATGACCCGGAATCTTTGAAGAAAGCATTTATTGAGGCAGCCAGCAAAGCAGACGTCTTGATTTCTTCTGGCGGCGTTTCAGTTGGCGAAGCAGATTACACCAAGCAAATCATGCAAGAGTTAGGTGATGTAGGCTTCTGGAAAATTGCAATGCGTCCCGGGCGCCCTATGGCTTTTGGCATCCTAAAACCAGTTCCCGGAAAATCTCCAGCCCGCAAAACCCTTTTCTTTGGTCTACCAGGCAACCCTGTTGCTGTTATGGTGACCTTCTATCAATTTGTTCGTGGCGCCCTTTTGCAGCTCAATGGAGCAAACCAAACTGAGCCCCCACTAGTTCAGGCTGTTTCTGAAACCGCCATTCGGAAAAAACCCGGTCGCACAGAATTCCAGCGCGCTATTTTGGGTCGCGACTCACAGGGCAGGCCAAGCGTGAGACTGACCGGCAGCCAAGGAGCTGGAATTTTGCGCTCGATGAGTGAAGCAAATTGTTTTGTTATCTTGGGTCACGAGCAAGGAAATATAGCTGCTGGCGAGTTAGTAGATATAGCGCTTTTTGATGGACTGCTTTAA
- the mobA gene encoding molybdenum cofactor guanylyltransferase MobA, translated as MISAEQITGLILAGGRAQRMGGIDKGLIPFHQKPLIESTISRLQPQVGSIVINANRNITKYAAYGYPVMMDETPDFSGPLAGFAVGLKACKTPYLLTTPCDSPLLPTDLGLKLAGELERGDFQLVYASSKEADGKIWSQPVFSLMRTDVQDSLNAFLLKGDFKIDRWFKELKSSTVVFDEDNAFANVNTPEELRSLEALSA; from the coding sequence ATGATTTCAGCTGAGCAAATTACCGGACTAATACTGGCAGGTGGTCGTGCACAACGCATGGGCGGCATCGATAAAGGTCTTATCCCCTTTCATCAAAAACCCTTGATTGAATCAACCATCTCCAGACTTCAACCTCAAGTAGGCTCGATTGTGATCAATGCCAATCGGAACATTACGAAATATGCAGCCTATGGCTATCCCGTCATGATGGATGAAACTCCAGACTTCTCAGGACCATTGGCAGGCTTTGCGGTGGGCTTAAAGGCTTGCAAGACCCCTTATCTCTTAACCACCCCATGTGATTCACCATTACTACCAACCGATCTTGGCCTAAAGCTTGCTGGCGAACTGGAGCGCGGTGACTTTCAGTTGGTTTACGCCTCCAGCAAAGAAGCGGATGGCAAAATTTGGTCTCAACCTGTTTTCTCTCTCATGCGAACTGACGTCCAAGATTCATTAAATGCCTTTCTGTTGAAGGGTGACTTCAAGATTGATCGCTGGTTTAAAGAATTAAAAAGTAGCACCGTTGTATTCGATGAAGACAATGCATTTGCGAACGTCAATACACCGGAAGAATTGCGATCTTTAGAGGCGCTCTCAGCATGA